The genomic segment AACCAAGAGGTAGATTAAATGCGTGTCTTCCTCTTTACAATCCACAAACATTTTGTCAAAGTCCTTCAGtattagatttaatttagttaGATTTAGCTCTGAGATTAAGAGCCTTTTTAAGGCAGTCTTGGTCAGTACAGCAGCAAATACAGCAGTTActaaatgacagtaaaaaaaaaaaaaatacacacacacacacacacaaacagagactATAAAAAGTGTATTCAGAGGTTTCAACCTCAGACATTTTCAGCTTGGATTTAAAAGCACTTTAGACAATCAGCTCATTAAAGTCTCCAAAAGTCGCAGCAACAAGCagcttttttacattagaagaaaaacacaacttatGACAATAAAAACCCAACTTCAATTAAAAGCTCAGTTTCTTCACCTCAACACGCAGCTTCAAAGTGCGGTAGTCATAAATCAGTAGTGTGTCAACCATCGTTAGATTGGTTACTGACTGCATCATTTGTGGACTCTTCCTGGATTTAGGAAACATAAGCTTCAACTGGTCTGAAGATGTTTAGATcaagtaatgaaaaaaaaagctttctacGGGGATTCAGTGGCCTGAAAAAGACTTGATCCACCACAGTAAATAACTGTCATcagtataaaaatgtaaaactgcatCTGACACATTTAGaccattaatataaataatgaataagAGGGGACCTGTTACAGAACCCTGCGGGACCCCTTTACTGTTTGTGAGACTGTGATGGaaactttaaaatgacaaaataaagacTCCTTTGAAAACCTCTGATTTAAACTAGTTAGTTAGCACATCTCCTTTAAACCATTATATActttctattaaaatatttatctttgttttgtacCTGCATGTGtcagaaaataaactaattttctTTATAGAGAAACAACTTGACGTCAAACCTTCAAAGCTTCAAGCATTGGCTCCTGAAGAACGTCCACCTTTTCAGATTCCTTCAGGTCCTGACGGTCTGCACACATTTAAACAGAGCAGAAATCTCTCCAGCTGCACACGGAGCAAGAAATATCCGTCTGATGCTTCAATACTCTGAAGACTTTGTGCAGTACCTCCACAGAGCAGACAGATGGCGCTGAGCAACCCTGTTTCTGCGTCGTCCATCTCCAGTGGGAGCAGCTGGTTGGCGAAGGAGAAAACCAGGTCCGTGAGAGGGCCGAACCCCGCGTTGTGCATCTGGGTGCGATTCAGAGTCAGGCCATCGGAGAACGTCATGGTGTCCTGGTCGGGGGTGTAACGGGTGCAGATCCTCAGAATCTGGGAAAATGAGGAGGCAGGGAGGTTAAATTAGGAAGGAAAATAACTTTCTGTTGCAGGATGGATTAATCTTGGAGGAATTATGTCACCAGTATGTCGAGGCAGGCAGCTTTAAGCAGCGTGATCTGATCAGCGATGGTGAGCGTGGTGAAGCCGGGAAGCTGCTTGGCGAACTCCACTGTCTTAATGATGCATTTGGTGGACAGTTCGCTGAACTTGTCCCAAAGACTGACGTCCAGAGCAACACGGTGCTCGGAGCTGTTATTCTGCGAGTTCAGGAGGAAGAATTAGTTTGTAttgggattttaaaaaaaaaaggagcttcTTTTTGTTGGTGTTTGTAAGAATACCGTGGTGTATTTTCCCAGCTGGCAGAGGGAAGGGAACGTGTCCTGATGGGCCCGGCGGACCCGTTCGATCATCTGCTCCGTGTCTGCTGACAGCACATACACCTCTGAATCCACCTGCcgcttctcctccttcttcttctttgttctgtcATTTCGTACCACTGTTGGTGGAAATCAAGACGGGAAAATGAAGCGGGACATTTTCAACTGGTTTCTGTGGCTATTTAACATCTGAAATCAACCACAGAGACTACTTTGTCATCCAGGAGTTCATGATCCACTCAACAACTGCAATGTCTGTTGCAgcagaacaagcccagatcatcagccctccaccaccgtgttGATGGTATGAGGTGTcaacatgctgctgttcatTATGGCCGAACATTCACAGGTTGTGCAGAACAGATGTGTTTGTTCAGCTTTTCAATCCTAAACCATACTTCCATGTTCTCTTAATGTTCAGTGACTATGAATATTCTTTGTCAACTCAGATAATCTTCTTCAGGTTCTTTGCTCACATAAGGGAATTTTGACCCGAGTAGAAGTACCTGCTAATTATGTGTTTTAACTGTTAACTTGATAAGGAGTGTATTTAATTGACAGCGACCTGTAAAACCACTTGCTTGGTAGACCTGGGGTTGGAGGACCCAAGTTCAAGATCAAATTTATTTGAAGAGCACATTTAAACATCTGCTGTTGGCCAAAGTGCCGTACAACAATAGTGGCCACATAACAAGAATAAAAGTAACGTcagtaaaaccaataaaaacaaaaaaaaagagaaagcagtcTGAGGCTAGGACCGTTAACCCTAAACTGCTCCCTGAGCaccaattattattattattattattattattattgttattatattattattattgttattattattgttattgttattatattattattattgttattaataaaaacacttaaatcACATGCGTCTTTGACCAAATCAGAATGAATTTTATGGTTAAATATCTCTGATGCTGAGGCCTCCActaattgattttcttttctgtatctGTTCAGTTCAGATGAGACAAATTGTAGTAAAAACATGCAGAATAGAACCACACTGGACCACAATGCACAACCAACACAGAGGTTTGCTGCAGCTACAAAGAGCTTTTCAGACTCAGCAGCTTTGAGTAACCAGACTATTTAAATTATGCAGGTAAAAACTGctccctgctgtgaggtgctggatcgTTTCAGGAGCCTGAACCTGCACCTGGAGTTCTGCCTGGTGTAGTAGATCTGGGCCTCCGTTGCCCTGGTACTCATGGCTTGATCCTGTGCTGCTATGATTagcacctctgtgctgtccttcagtgcAGCCCTGTAGAGCCATTGGTAGGACGTTTTCATATCCGCCACTTCAGGTATCTGCTGGCGGTACATGCCATGCAGGAGCTTGTCCTCCCACGAtagttcctccatttcattctcctccaggttctaTTGCCTGAGACACTCATGGTCCAGGTTCCCAAGAATTCAGTGTAATTGCCTTTTACACATTACTCAGCATTATTCATGTATTGACAGCACTTAAGAGAAGTTCTTGCTGACATTAGCTCTGTTGTCGGTCGGAAACCGACCAATCAGAAGAGAAGACAGTCTCCACTTCCAGTGTGTCGAGTGAGCGAGGATTATTTAGTCGAATGCACAGCGACAGAGCTGAGAGCACGCTGGTCACCACCGTGAGGACTCGGTAGAAAGATGGGCTCTCACCAATGTGGTTCTCTGCTTGCAAACACTGTGTTATTCCCTCCAGAGTTTACTGTGTGCACACTTCGTTTTAAAAGGCCAAACTGGAATGTCTAGCAGATGACAGCAGAGTAGCTACTGCTGCTACGCTTCTGGTGGAGGCAATGCCGGTTAGGTCAACATCTAAATGTAGTGCATTATCAGACTAATAAGATCACGGTTGACAAacaatctgtttttattaaacctttCGGTTCAGTCCCAGCATCAAACATCCACTCTGACTGGCTCTGCGTGCTAGCTTTACTGTCTGGGACATCACCAGAAGCAGAAATAGTAGAAGGATGTTGCCTTTTTAGAGCCAATTCAATCAGAAACTGAACAAAAGCTGCTCTGTACCAGCTCAAGCCTCAATCACCATGGTAATATAGCCAGATGAACTAAAACTTTAGCTTTAGATATTTTATCTGCTGCATCAGCAACAGATTTATAGAAACATGACAGTTTAAATCTGGAGAGGTCTCTTATGATTAAAGCTGATGGGTTGGTGCTGTAGGACATGTTAATAAATAACCACCAGAGGGCGACAAATATGAAGGCTAATGTGTGTTGTGTAGATGAAAGTGACTCTTTATGACTAAACTTAAAATGCCATTAGACACAAACCTTAAGCAGTAAAGTTGTTTTATACGCTCAGTTTTTCTCTACAATCACACACAGCATGTaagtggacacacacacattactcACACTCTTTAGACATGCCAACATCGAGGCATTTCTGCAGCCGGCAGGACTGACAGCGGTTCCTTGTCACTTTGTTTATGACGCACACTTTGTCTCGGTGGCACGTGTACACCATGTTCTTCTGGATGCTCCTCCGAAAGAAACCCTGCCGAGAGAAAAGCAACACGAGCCATCCTGAAAACACATCACAGCCTCTGAAATGCAGAAAGTTTCATTTGTTTCGTTGATGCACAGCTGGTAGGAATCATAGTCTTAACAGGATAAGAGCATTAAAACATACACTAATATCAGAGGAGATGCTTAATGTATGAGCAGATTCATGGTGGGTGTGCGTGTCTGTGTTTGGGATTAGGTGAAGTAAAGAGGCTTACAGATCCTCAGGGTTGTATGAAGGTCATGACCCCTCTGCAAACACATTATGCAAATACTCGTTACGCTGTTTCTGTTTCCAGAGTGGCTCCAGAATGAAACCAGTTTCTCAGAGCTACTAACATTTTCTCTTGGTCGCACCGGTGCGCCTAATATTTCACAGGTTTAGGTGAAGGACTTTAATTATCATTCTGAAGGTCTGTTCCCTCCTTACCCGAGCTCAGAGAAGAATAACCAAGTCAAGAGAAGGGGTGCGTCTTCACCTCTGAATTTAAGCTCAGCGCACATTATACGTCCGGTACGGCGAAGTTAGACTCAGGCAAAATCACGGAAACTGGAATCGATTGTAAAACGTGCAAAATGGTTGCATTTGCTCATTTGTGGTTGTTATCTATGATCCTCACTAATATTAGAGTTTTACTCCTTGCCTcagcaaaatgaagaaaagctgATTGACAGTTGAATAAGTTTTGACCGTTGAGGCCCAACGGGATCAAGTCTCTCCCAGAAGTTCAGCGGTGGCTAAGAGGttataaaaaaagatgaagaaatcCAGCACAACGCTGCTCTAGAAAAACTGTTTCTGGTGAAGCATAAGTGAGAATATACTGGCTGATAAATCTTCCCAGAAAAAAGCAGAGCAGCCTCCATCACACTCACCCTGCTGCACCTGGAGGCTGTCCTGGAGAACATCAGTGGAAAGTAAATTTAAATCATGGTTGACATAACCACTAATATGAGAGGCTGCTGCggatttaagaaaaaacagaataacaaaaACCCTGGATGTTTCTGGCTGTGTGAGAAGCCAAAAACATGGCTTACTATATAAAAGTCAAAGAGGAGCTGCCTCTCACCAAATTCAGGTCCAAGTAGATAAATTTCATGGAAAAGATTAAACGTAAATCCAGAGGAGGGAAATTTGCCAGAGGCAGCACAACCTCATGAGcgagtttaaaatgtaaaatgtttacttttaatcAATTCTGTCAAGCTggaactttattattattttttatacttaaCATTCATGCTTTAAGTAAAGTCAAGCATTTTCCTTAACCTCATTATTAGCTTAAACGTCAGCATGTATAGGTAATGATCAAAATGAACCTTTAAAATGAGCGGCTGGGAAAGATGGGATGCAccacgtgtgtgtttgtgtgtgtgtttgctgcccACCTTGCAGCCTTCACATGCGCTGACTCCATAGTGATATCCAGAAGACTTGTCCTGGCACACAAAGCAGGGCTTGTAGACCCGGGGTGGTGGGAGGGGTGAAGGGGGGCTGGGAACAAGCAGGTCTTCCCCAGAACTTGTGCTCTCAGTCTCGATAGCTGCAGGAGAATCGACTCAGTCAGACTTTAGCATTGCAGTTTTAAGAACGTCTCTCAGAAGGTATCAATCAATGTCGCTAATCACGTTAGCTTTCATTATTTGCTGAAAAACTTTGCTGTGTGAAAGCAATGGATTAGGTTTCTCAGtcatcacaatataacaaaccacACGTTGGTTTGCAGTCAACACTTGAAGGCAGACATGGGTcagcatactttttttttttttgcaccactAATGATCGGTTGGTGCGCTAGTATGCAGAGCCAGCACAGAGCAACGGGAGGAGCAACGCTGACTCCGCCCACAACTCGAATTGCTAATGAGCTGCTGCTTCTCTGCAGaagcagagtcctggaaaaggttttgtgatttttgccaaAAACTTCATAATCACAACTGAAAGACCACTGAGAACATTTTACATAGTTCCAAATAAGCattggagtgggtctttaaaaGTGTGGATGAGCTTGAAATTTTCCATCTGCCAGAACATAAAGCATCTTTCATCCTTGGTTAcgtacagtaccagtcaaaagtttggacacacgtTCTTGTTctgtgcatcttcactggtctAACGATTCGATTCAACGATGCATCACTGTGTTGCATCCtgagttttctttattactgcacattgtACTTTCTTCGTCAATAaatacaagcagtcagataattatgaaatctgtttataattatttcagaaatcaatctgaatgtcctgatattgacaaacatcacaaacatgtaaacaatgataCTATTGTCAACTTCATCATTGAACTTTATTGTTCCATTGCTGGAAACTCAAGAAACATTATGTTCTGTCATCAAAAATGGTTAAGCAGCCCTCTAGTGGTTAGATGTCTTGCAGTAAAGCAGCGTGTTTTGTCTCTTCAGTCTTTCCGTAGTCAGTTCAGATTATGGAAGTTTTTCATGCTCTCCTTTATGGCCAAGAAACATTTGCCTTTAAATATATGTCTAGTCAACTTGTAATTCAACACAGAATAttgttgaggtaaacatttgttgattaacaaagttgttttaatcccTTTAGTTTGTTTGTGCATGCTAACTGCTAGCTTGCCAATGGTATTTTGCATTGACTttagccttaagctaacttactggttttatacattttgatgTGTAATGTTACGTGATTTCACTAAGACAATGAATGTATTTCCAGTgagatactgatgtattttctgtatgtttgctaAGTTTTATAGTTTTCCTAGGTGAATTTTTGAAAGTGGATTCAACCTCGGATCTGCTGATCTGTTGCTACAGGCCAGATCGCGCCACACATACAAGCGATGGCAGAATATATACATTATTATAATCGTTTATATTCGTCCGCATTACAATGTATCATAGAAATAATTAGTACTGAACATTTACTCTGGAAAATTATGCAATTTCACATATCTGTAATTGTATTTCTCATGTTAATTTTAGGGTGAAGAAAGTCTGGTGTTTCAGTCATTCTTGTGTGAGTCAGCTTTTAAAGACTAACATCATTAAACATTGAATCCTATTAACAGTTTTGCAGAAGTggcacaaacaacaaaaaaagaatttctgagaaaaaaacactgtttctgAAAAGTTTGGACTCAGAAAGACTGTAGTTTTCTataccagtggttcccaaccagGGCTCGAATTACACCGGAGATTTTCGGGGAGCTTTTGTCGGGCGTGCACCGTGACGTTGCACATCATGTGCACGCccatatatattagtgcatgtagtgcagtcaaaaatatggttactacaaaaaacaaaaaaacaaaaacaaaactctgctgctactgtttgcagcttgttttaatcagaaacagggacgAAAAGTTCTCTtaaccacaaaagaaagcatataaagtgttttttgtatgaTCGCTGACAGCATGCTACAAACAAACAGCGCTGCTGTCCACGGCTGAGGGAAACAGAACGGAAAAGACCCCTTGTGCTCTTTGAGGGAccaccccaggttgggaaccactgttctagACCATTGTTAGTCTTTCTAGAAAGATTCCTTCAAGTTTTTAATAGTCCGAATAGTCCAGAGGGATCCAGGGGCTGCTGGAATAATACTTTGTGGACAAATAAACTCAAAACAGAAGTTTATGAGAAGCATTATGTTTGGTGGTAATATAGAGTGTATTCACACCAGGTTAGTCCGCTGGATGGGGCACACCTGGAGACTTGCTTCAATTCAGGGCTGCAACCGAGTTTGCATTCACACTGTACTACTTAGACGAatctgaccttttaaataatgtattccCCTCCACGCCACATGTggcgctgcatcaagaattactgaaggagaaaaacaagacacacacacacacacacactggtttatCTATTGATTAATGCAGAACAGCTTCAGGTTCTAGTACATACCAGCCTAACAtgcagctgcatcagatcctagccgTCTTGGGTTGATCTGAACGTTTACAGAGTTCTTCCACATCTTACTGCGAGCCATTTTCCCAGCTATCGTACttgttgtgtttacccacaatgcagtGCGCTAAACCCATCTTCTTTGATACGAATCAGAGTTTCTTTGCACATTCACATTCCCCAAATAAAGcagactttccaagcaaacgGACTTGGATCTGAAACATAAAGGATGGTGTGAATTTACCCATTATCTGGTTCTACCAGGATGATCTCTATCTCTATCtctaacaaaacaataaactttCCCAACAAATATAAAAGAGGAAATACCAGGATGTCTACCTGTGAACAGGGGAGTCCATCACATATTATATTGATGCAGTGGATAATGATTCAATGTTTGTTGATAATACAAATTCTGCCACAATACAATTTTGATTCGATTCAGGATCCAGAGATTGATGTATCACAGCTGACTGAACACAAACACTTCCAAtcatatcaaatcacaaaaaacaaccaaaatatcAAAGTCTAATAAggagatggacatggtcagcaacagtgGTGGTTAAACCACGCCATTCTGGTACCAGTGGACCAAGAaacgtggagctgaaatggagactcatcagaccagcaacgtttctccgtcttctattgtccagtgttggtgagtgtgtgtgaattgtagcctcagtttcctgttcttagctggcaggaggcacacggtgtgtcttctgctgctgtagcccatctgcctcaaggttggacgtgttgtgtgttcagagatgctgttctgcagaccttggtaggaaccagtgcttatttgagcTCCTGTTGTATtcctatcatctccaaccagtctgcccattctcctctgacttctgacatcaacaagacatcctggtccagacaactgctgctgactggatattttctcttcttcagaccatctctgtaaaccctagagatggttgtgtgtgaaaatcccagtaaatactcagaccaacaacaatGCCACATTTAAAGttacttaaatctcctttcttgttcattctgatgctcagtttgaacttcaggaagtcgtcttcatcatgtctacgtGATTAAATGTACTGA from the Melanotaenia boesemani isolate fMelBoe1 chromosome 2, fMelBoe1.pri, whole genome shotgun sequence genome contains:
- the LOC121631372 gene encoding retinoic acid receptor alpha-B-like isoform X2, producing MVYTCHRDKVCVINKVTRNRCQSCRLQKCLDVGMSKELVRNDRTKKKKEEKRQVDSEVYVLSADTEQMIERVRRAHQDTFPSLCQLGKYTTNNSSEHRVALDVSLWDKFSELSTKCIIKTVEFAKQLPGFTTLTIADQITLLKAACLDILILRICTRYTPDQDTMTFSDGLTLNRTQMHNAGFGPLTDLVFSFANQLLPLEMDDAETGLLSAICLLCGDRQDLKESEKVDVLQEPMLEALKIYVRRRRPDKPCMFPKILMKITDLRSISVKGAERVITLKMEIPGSMPPLIQEMLENSEGLEGQGAGGGKGKGEGREEKEAEPGNYHASPSPKSAASCSPRPSPYSPPSPPT
- the LOC121631372 gene encoding retinoic acid receptor alpha-B-like isoform X1, with the translated sequence MYESVDVVGLSPSPSSPSPGSFLSMDYYHRPPGLGPEKGLLSGVGGLQRPFGGSLETGRHWSGSSHSIETESTSSGEDLLVPSPPSPLPPPRVYKPCFVCQDKSSGYHYGVSACEGCKGFFRRSIQKNMVYTCHRDKVCVINKVTRNRCQSCRLQKCLDVGMSKELVRNDRTKKKKEEKRQVDSEVYVLSADTEQMIERVRRAHQDTFPSLCQLGKYTTNNSSEHRVALDVSLWDKFSELSTKCIIKTVEFAKQLPGFTTLTIADQITLLKAACLDILILRICTRYTPDQDTMTFSDGLTLNRTQMHNAGFGPLTDLVFSFANQLLPLEMDDAETGLLSAICLLCGDRQDLKESEKVDVLQEPMLEALKIYVRRRRPDKPCMFPKILMKITDLRSISVKGAERVITLKMEIPGSMPPLIQEMLENSEGLEGQGAGGGKGKGEGREEKEAEPGNYHASPSPKSAASCSPRPSPYSPPSPPT